From a region of the Rhipicephalus microplus isolate Deutch F79 chromosome X, USDA_Rmic, whole genome shotgun sequence genome:
- the LOC142776857 gene encoding dual specificity tyrosine-phosphorylation-regulated kinase 2-like, with translation MSSRECIAMPLSRTRSLIANMNGSAPSSEAGYMEKNAANNNNSSALCGNGGANGRSLLLPPMKSQIIAGFKFQSSVHKLFDVDQNGDSSDSKRGETLVATPEQVMQMYMHKLSPYEHHEIINYPQMYFIGANAKKRQGAPGTPNNCGYDDDEGSYLLVPHDHIAYRFEMLKVIGKGSFGQVVKAYDHKQHQHVALKMVRNEKRLHRQAQEEIRILDFLRRQDRDNTFNLIHTLEHFTFRNHTCITFELLSINLYELMKKNKFKGFSLQLVRKFTHSLLQCLDALHRSHIIHCDLKPENVVLKQKGRLGIKVIDFGSSCFEHQRVYTYIQSRFYRAPEVILGAKYGMPIDMWSLGCILTELLTGYPLLPGEDEADQLACIMELLGPPPQKLLDQAKGAKNFISSKGYPRYCSVTTLPFGAVLLGAGRSRRGKLRGPPGSKDWSSALKGCDDPMFVDFLKRCLEWDPASRMTPAAALRHAWLRRRRPRAAKKIGNKHVP, from the exons ATGAGTTCCCGGGAGTGCATAGCGATGCCCCTGTCGCGGACGCGGTCCCTGATCGCCAACATGAATGGCTCGGCGCCTTCGTCGGAGGCCGGCTACATGGAGAAAAACGCCGCCAACAACAACAACTCTTCGGCACTCTGTGGAAACGGCGGGGCCAACGGGCGCAGTCTGCTGCTGCCACCCATGAAGAGCCAGATCATCGCGGGCTTCAAGTTCCAGTCGAGCGTTCACAAGCTCTTCGACGTGGACCAGAACGGCGACTCGTCCGACAGCAA gcgcggggAAACATTGGTGGCCACGCCGGAGCAGGTGatgcagatgtacatgcacaagCTGAGCCCGTACGAGCACCACGAGATCATCAACTACCCGCAGATGTACTTCATAGGCGCCAACGCCAAGAAGCGCCAGGGAGCACCAGGAACCCCGAACAACTGCGGCTACGACGACGATGAAGGTTCGTACCTCCTCGTTCCGCACGACCACATCGCGTACCGCTTCGAAATGCTCAAGGTGATAGGCAAGGGCTCTTTCGGCCAGGTCGTCAAAGCGTACGACCACAAGCAGCACCAACACGTGGCCCTCAAGATGGTTCGCAACGAGAAGCGGTTACACCGGCAGGCGCAGGAGGAGATTCGCATACTGGATTTCCTGCGTCGCCAGGACCGCGACAACACGTTCAACCTGATCCACACGCTGGAACACTTCACCTTCCGCAACCACACGTGCATCACATTCGAGCTGTTGTCCATCAACCTGTACGAGCTGATGAAGAAGAACAAGTTCAAGGGCTTCTCCCTGCAGCTGGTGCGCAAGTTCACCCACTCGCTCCTGCAGTGCCTGGACGCGCTGCACCGCAGTCACATCATACACTGCGACCTGAAACCCGAGAACGTGGTGCTCAAACAGAAGGGTCGATTGGGCATCAAGGTCATAGACTTCGGGTCGTCGTGTTTCGAACACCAACGCGTCTACACCTACATCCAGTCGCGCTTTTACCGAGCGCCGGAGGTGATACTGGGTGCAAAGTATGGCATGCCCATCGACATGTGGAGTCTTGGCTGCATCCTAACCGAACTACTCACGGGGTACCCACTCCTACCCGGCGAGGACGAGGCCGATCAGCTGGCCTGCATCATGGAGTTGCTAGGCCCGCCGCCTCAAAAGTTACTCGATCAGGCCAAGGGGGCCAAGAACTTCATCAGCTCCAAGGGCTACCCGCGCTACTGCAGCGTAACTACGCTACCCTTCGGCGCCGTACTTCTAGGCGCGGGACGGTCTAGACGCGGAAAGCTGCGTGGTCCTCCGGGCTCCAAGGACTGGTCAAGCGCCCTCAAAGGTTGCGATGACCCAATGTTCGTGGACTTCCTCAAGCGGTGCTTGGAGTGGGACCCCGCGAGCCGCATGACTCCGGCGGCGGCACTGCGGCACGCCTGGCTCCGACGTAGGCGACCGCGTGCCGCTAAAAAAATCGGTAATAAACACGTACCTTAA